The proteins below are encoded in one region of Oncorhynchus tshawytscha isolate Ot180627B linkage group LG04, Otsh_v2.0, whole genome shotgun sequence:
- the LOC112248598 gene encoding claudin-4, with translation MVSAGLEILGLGLCVIGSLLVMVVCGLPMWKVTAFIEANIVVAQTIWDGLWMSCVVQSTGQMQCKVHDSVLALGHDLQAARALTVIACVFGVLGLMVVIAGAQCTNCINDENVKARVVNAGGVIYIISGLFVLVPLCWMANNIISDFYNPQVPASKKREIGAALYIGWAATALLLIGGALLCCSCPSNGNSGYSAKYAPTKRATPNGTVDYDKRNYV, from the coding sequence ATGGTGTCCGCTGGACTGGAGATCCTTGGACTGGGACTGTGCGTCATTGGTTCGCTCCTGGTGATGGTCGTTTGCGGGCTGCCCATGTGGAAGGTGACGGCGTTCATCGAGGCCAACATTGTGGTGGCTCAGACCATCTGGGATGGGCTCTGGATGTCCTGTGTGGTGCAGAGCACGGGCCAGATGCAGTGCAAGGTGCACGACTCGGTCCTTGCGCTCGGCCACGACCTGCAGGCGGCGCGAGCCCTGACCGTCATCGCATGTGTGTTTGGCGTGCTGGGGCTAATGGTGGTGATCGCCGGGGCGCAGTGCACCAACTGCATCAATGACGAGAACGTCAAAGCCCGGGTGGTGAACGCCGGAGGGGTTATCTACATAATCAGTGGCTTGTTTGTTTTAGTCCCTCTCTGCTGGATGGCCAACAACATAATCTCGGATTTCTACAACCCACAGGTGCCCGCGTCCAAGAAGAGGGAGATTGGGGCTGCGCTCTACATCGGTTGGGCGGCCACTGCGCTCCTGCTGATCGGGGGCGCGCTCCTCTGCTGCTCCTGTCCTTCTAACGGGAATTCGGGCTACTCGGCGAAATATGCCCCGACCAAACGGGCCACACCGAACGGGACCGTGGACTATGACAAAAGGAATTACGTGTAG